From the genome of Desulfuromonas sp., one region includes:
- a CDS encoding GTP-binding protein, whose protein sequence is MAKEKFERTKPHVNIGTIGHVDHGKTTLTAAITKVLAEAG, encoded by the coding sequence ATGGCCAAGGAAAAATTCGAAAGAACAAAGCCCCACGTCAACATAGGGACCATCGGTCACGTTGACCATGGCAAGACGACCCTGACCGCAGCCATCACCAAGGTGCTGGCCGAGGCCGGC
- the fusA gene encoding elongation factor G: CGSAFKNKGVQPLLDAVIDYMPAPTDVPAIKGLDAHSGEEITRPADDDGPFSALAFKIMTDPFVGQLAFFRVYSGVAESGSTVLNATKGKKERFGRLLKMHANKREEIKQVYAGDIAAAVGLKSTTTGDTLCSDKGACLLEAMEFPEPVIHIAVEPKTKGDQEKMGIALGKLLQEDPSLRCRTDEETGQTILSGMGELHLEVIIDRMKREFKVEANIGAPQVAYRETITRKVEVQGKFVRQSGGRGQYGDCWLRSEPLEPGGGFEFTDEIKGGVIPKEYIPAVGAGAKEAAENGVVAGFPLVDVKVACYDGSYHDVDSSEMAFKIAGSMGFKAGVAKAGAVLLEPMMAVEVVVPEEYMGDVMGDLSSRRGKVMGMEARGIAQVINAHVPLSSMFGYATDLRSATQGRATYTMVFDHYEQVPKAIAEEIIAKVKG, encoded by the coding sequence TGTGCGGCAGTGCCTTCAAGAACAAGGGGGTGCAGCCTCTTCTCGACGCTGTCATTGATTACATGCCGGCTCCCACCGACGTTCCCGCCATCAAGGGTCTTGATGCCCATAGCGGCGAGGAAATTACTCGTCCGGCAGACGATGACGGTCCGTTCTCTGCGCTCGCCTTCAAGATCATGACTGACCCCTTTGTCGGGCAGTTGGCCTTCTTCCGGGTCTACTCCGGGGTGGCCGAGTCCGGTTCCACGGTGCTCAACGCCACCAAGGGCAAGAAGGAGCGTTTCGGGCGTCTTCTCAAGATGCACGCAAACAAGCGCGAGGAGATCAAGCAGGTCTACGCCGGCGACATCGCCGCCGCTGTCGGGCTGAAGAGCACGACGACCGGCGACACTCTTTGCAGTGACAAGGGGGCCTGCCTCCTCGAGGCCATGGAGTTCCCCGAGCCGGTTATTCACATCGCCGTGGAGCCCAAGACCAAGGGCGACCAGGAAAAGATGGGGATCGCTCTCGGCAAGCTGCTTCAGGAAGATCCTTCCCTGCGTTGCCGCACCGACGAGGAGACGGGACAGACCATCCTCTCCGGCATGGGTGAGTTGCACCTGGAGGTCATCATCGACCGCATGAAGCGTGAATTCAAGGTCGAGGCCAACATTGGTGCACCTCAGGTCGCCTATCGTGAGACCATTACCCGCAAGGTCGAAGTCCAGGGCAAGTTTGTTCGCCAGTCGGGCGGTCGCGGGCAGTACGGCGATTGCTGGTTGCGTAGCGAGCCCCTCGAGCCCGGCGGCGGTTTCGAGTTCACCGACGAGATCAAGGGGGGTGTTATTCCCAAGGAATATATCCCTGCGGTTGGCGCCGGAGCAAAGGAAGCCGCCGAGAACGGCGTTGTTGCCGGGTTCCCCCTCGTGGATGTCAAGGTTGCCTGCTACGACGGCTCATACCATGATGTCGACTCTTCGGAAATGGCCTTCAAGATCGCCGGTTCCATGGGGTTCAAGGCCGGTGTCGCCAAGGCTGGCGCGGTTCTGCTGGAGCCGATGATGGCCGTGGAGGTCGTTGTCCCCGAGGAATACATGGGCGATGTTATGGGCGACCTCAGCAGTCGTCGAGGCAAGGTCATGGGGATGGAAGCGCGGGGTATCGCCCAGGTGATCAATGCCCATGTGCCGCTGTCGAGCATGTTCGGGTACGCAACCGACCTGCGCAGCGCCACCCAGGGCCGTGCCACCTATACCATGGTTTTCGACCACTATGAGCAGGTGCCCAAGGCCATCGCGGAAGAAATTATCGCCAAGGTCAAAGGCTAA
- a CDS encoding GTP-binding protein has translation MARKVPLEKTRNIGIMAHIDAGKTTTTERILYYTGISHKIGEVHDGAATMDWMAQEQERGITITSAATTCFWNDHRVNIIDTPGHVDFTIEVERSLRVLDGSVAVFCSVGGVEPQSETVWRQADKYGVPRIAFVNKMDRIGADFGRGVEMMRDRLGANPIPIQLPIGKEDYFSGIIDLVEMKAIVYDDESMGAKFDVVDVPADMADEAQAAREALLEEISSYDDVLM, from the coding sequence GTGGCACGTAAAGTACCTCTCGAAAAAACACGGAATATCGGCATCATGGCTCACATTGATGCCGGTAAGACCACCACCACCGAGCGTATTCTGTATTACACCGGGATCTCTCACAAGATTGGTGAAGTCCATGATGGCGCCGCCACTATGGACTGGATGGCGCAGGAGCAGGAGCGGGGGATTACTATCACCTCGGCCGCTACCACCTGTTTCTGGAACGATCACCGGGTCAATATCATCGACACCCCCGGGCATGTTGACTTCACCATCGAGGTGGAGCGCTCCCTGCGGGTTCTTGACGGTTCCGTCGCTGTCTTCTGTTCGGTCGGCGGGGTCGAGCCTCAGTCCGAAACCGTCTGGCGGCAGGCCGACAAGTATGGTGTGCCCCGCATCGCTTTCGTTAACAAGATGGACCGCATCGGTGCCGACTTCGGTCGCGGCGTTGAGATGATGCGGGATCGCCTTGGGGCCAACCCGATTCCCATTCAGCTTCCCATCGGTAAAGAGGATTACTTCTCGGGCATTATCGATCTTGTCGAGATGAAGGCAATCGTCTATGACGATGAGTCGATGGGCGCCAAGTTCGACGTTGTTGATGTTCCTGCGGACATGGCCGATGAGGCCCAGGCTGCCCGGGAGGCTTTGCTCGAGGAGATCAGCTCTTACGACGATGTCCTGATG